A stretch of the Halomonas sp. BDJS001 genome encodes the following:
- a CDS encoding AAA family ATPase: MSFTSDQMELREEDIRKHYGTATTMLEGIDHTPRLAKPQASEQTAVQERSPGIGQTRRLRTTTPGLVTRSTARPDGVHVRARIEGLETDDPFVSPLQATALHQLRRALAIALAVGEAYADSSGLTELKRANLAGTLDTARKAEFTQLLAGEALAVVHVFANATAFLIAPHANENSVEVGEVAELLTDNAPLALNGTLWELDQKLTLHATDESQLPATLSAFAEQCMEKVALRAQNAPRLAPFSDAVWRIEADDLTLRGFEPATKAKSTTLTMSFKKPHEVVGNHIAKYQSLRLAKMLMAYDFERRLNPFAEMGGFIFTFMGDGKPGTGKTTLIQMMAGLLNDYCQAAGYPFRYQNFGIDNIDSYQGKSGQNAKSFISNLMDPGVIGFGTVDDIDQIAGKRGDRQSSAGQQEVTAVLMDAFAGANTVVRGNCTFGMFSNYPENVDDALRQRSGARFLVDGPQTREDYIDVLHLLLGKDHQIPLGEHALYAAQEIQKAVANSFQAHNRPQEETLLAVFDRVHTQVGELDTIAKLGTYLKAIQEADERFTGRAIKNITDAVKVRSMDFELPDEWMENPELFLFKDYDTKSNMIAELRVPITTDMVLQEINRYADSEFRYAGKSDAAAIDTMVRDLGLQEAARRRYLEEQKT, encoded by the coding sequence ATGAGTTTTACCAGCGACCAGATGGAACTTCGAGAAGAGGATATTCGCAAGCATTACGGCACTGCCACCACGATGCTAGAAGGAATAGACCATACGCCGCGCTTGGCCAAACCCCAGGCCTCGGAACAAACAGCAGTACAAGAGCGCTCCCCCGGCATCGGCCAGACTCGCCGTCTGCGAACCACCACGCCAGGCTTAGTAACCCGCTCCACCGCCCGTCCCGATGGCGTACATGTGCGCGCACGCATCGAGGGGCTCGAAACAGACGATCCTTTTGTCTCGCCGCTCCAAGCCACGGCGCTTCATCAGTTGCGGCGGGCGCTGGCTATCGCATTGGCAGTGGGTGAAGCTTACGCTGATTCATCGGGGCTTACTGAACTTAAGCGGGCTAATTTGGCAGGCACTCTGGACACCGCACGTAAAGCTGAATTCACCCAGCTACTGGCAGGCGAAGCCCTCGCTGTTGTGCATGTCTTTGCCAATGCCACTGCCTTCCTGATAGCCCCTCATGCTAACGAGAACAGCGTCGAAGTTGGGGAGGTCGCGGAGCTACTGACGGACAATGCGCCCCTAGCACTGAATGGAACGCTCTGGGAACTCGACCAAAAGCTCACGCTTCATGCCACCGACGAGAGCCAATTGCCAGCAACGCTCAGCGCCTTTGCTGAGCAGTGCATGGAAAAAGTCGCGTTGCGCGCACAAAACGCACCGCGACTCGCCCCGTTTAGCGACGCAGTCTGGCGTATAGAAGCCGACGACCTGACGCTGCGCGGATTTGAGCCTGCCACCAAAGCAAAATCCACCACGCTTACCATGAGCTTCAAAAAGCCTCATGAGGTGGTGGGCAACCATATCGCTAAATACCAGTCGCTGCGACTCGCCAAAATGCTAATGGCTTACGATTTTGAGCGACGCTTAAACCCCTTCGCCGAGATGGGTGGTTTTATCTTCACGTTCATGGGCGACGGTAAACCAGGGACGGGTAAAACCACCTTGATTCAAATGATGGCGGGGCTACTCAACGACTACTGCCAGGCGGCCGGGTATCCATTTCGTTACCAGAACTTCGGTATCGACAACATTGATAGCTACCAAGGGAAATCCGGCCAGAACGCCAAGTCATTCATTAGCAATCTGATGGATCCAGGCGTTATTGGTTTCGGTACCGTTGATGATATCGACCAGATCGCCGGGAAACGTGGAGACCGCCAATCCTCAGCGGGCCAGCAGGAAGTGACTGCGGTGTTGATGGATGCCTTTGCAGGTGCTAACACGGTCGTGCGCGGCAATTGTACCTTTGGCATGTTTTCTAACTATCCCGAAAACGTCGATGACGCCTTGCGCCAACGTTCAGGTGCGCGCTTTTTGGTCGATGGCCCGCAAACCCGCGAAGATTACATCGACGTTCTTCACCTTCTACTCGGTAAGGATCACCAGATCCCGCTGGGCGAGCACGCGCTTTACGCTGCCCAGGAAATCCAGAAGGCAGTGGCTAACTCTTTTCAAGCTCATAACCGCCCCCAGGAAGAGACACTGTTGGCGGTATTTGATCGCGTGCACACACAAGTAGGCGAGCTGGATACCATCGCCAAGCTCGGCACTTATCTGAAAGCCATTCAAGAGGCCGACGAGCGATTCACCGGCCGCGCGATCAAGAACATCACCGATGCCGTCAAAGTGCGCTCAATGGATTTCGAGCTCCCGGATGAGTGGATGGAGAATCCGGAGCTTTTCCTGTTTAAGGATTACGATACGAAATCCAATATGATTGCCGAGCTGAGAGTCCCTATTACCACAGATATGGTGCTACAGGAGATTAACCGTTACGCCGACAGCGAGTTCCGCTATGCAGGCAAATCCGATGCTGCCGCCATTGACACCATGGTTCGCGACCTAGGACTTCAGGAAGCTGCGCGTCGGCGCTACCTGGAGGAGCAGAAAACATGA